The Actinomadura sp. WMMB 499 genome includes a window with the following:
- a CDS encoding helix-turn-helix transcriptional regulator, which yields MEDGLEERLARLERRVERLEGDDEAAPASEQPGGDVFWALNELKVRFAEPGAVMFTGTVDLPTGEHYDWQEGRTADDLLDTDWGELAPALSALSHPVRLLLLQEILHGARTTSELAGHERLGTTGQLYHHLRALVTAGWLRAGARGHYAVPGERVVPLLTVLAAVRR from the coding sequence ATGGAGGACGGACTGGAGGAGCGGCTCGCGCGGCTGGAGCGGCGCGTCGAACGCCTGGAGGGCGACGACGAGGCGGCCCCGGCGTCCGAGCAGCCCGGCGGCGACGTCTTCTGGGCGCTGAACGAGCTGAAAGTGCGGTTCGCCGAACCGGGCGCGGTGATGTTCACCGGCACCGTCGACCTGCCCACCGGCGAGCACTACGACTGGCAGGAGGGCCGGACGGCCGACGACCTGCTGGACACCGACTGGGGCGAGCTGGCGCCCGCCCTGTCCGCCCTGAGCCATCCCGTCCGGCTCCTCCTGCTGCAGGAGATCCTGCACGGCGCGCGGACGACGTCCGAGCTGGCGGGACACGAGCGGCTCGGCACCACCGGGCAGCTCTACCACCATCTGCGCGCGCTCGTCACCGCCGGGTGGCTGCGCGCGGGGGCGCGCGGGCACTACGCGGTGCCGGGCGAGCGCGTCGTCCCGCTACTGACCGTCCTCGCCGCCGTGCGCAGGTAA
- a CDS encoding M23 family metallopeptidase codes for MNGKFVTQLSRYQLPLILAGMALTFTESLHGAAWLGLTGMVLVIAGLLVFAAGFLIKPGEPARAPVRLGAPVRGRWVPVNSPSDKVPSHGTHELGQAYAIDLVHQPDEKAAWAALHAWPPMRRPSAFAAFGEPVLAPADGVVVSVGRWQRDHWSRNSWIAFPYLMVEGIARGILSMLTLSSGRFVLGNHVILDLGDGVYGVFAHLKRGTVRVRRGDRVTAGQVLGDCGNSGNSSEPHLHFHLMDRRRPAMASGLPFTFAYESGGAEHEGVPGGRRPFTVSEDLAKVP; via the coding sequence GTGAACGGCAAGTTCGTGACGCAGCTGAGCAGGTACCAGCTGCCACTGATTCTGGCGGGCATGGCCCTGACCTTCACCGAGTCGTTGCACGGCGCGGCGTGGCTCGGTTTGACCGGGATGGTGCTGGTCATCGCCGGGCTGCTGGTCTTCGCGGCCGGATTCCTGATCAAGCCGGGCGAGCCGGCCCGCGCGCCCGTCCGGCTGGGGGCGCCCGTCCGGGGGCGCTGGGTGCCGGTGAACAGCCCGTCCGACAAGGTGCCGAGCCACGGGACGCACGAGCTGGGCCAGGCGTACGCCATCGACCTCGTGCACCAGCCCGACGAGAAGGCCGCCTGGGCGGCGCTGCACGCGTGGCCGCCGATGCGCCGCCCGTCCGCGTTCGCCGCGTTCGGCGAGCCCGTGCTGGCCCCGGCGGACGGCGTGGTCGTCTCGGTCGGGCGGTGGCAGCGCGACCACTGGAGCCGCAACTCCTGGATCGCGTTCCCCTACCTGATGGTGGAGGGCATCGCGCGAGGGATCCTGTCGATGCTGACGCTGTCCAGCGGACGGTTCGTCCTCGGCAACCACGTGATCCTCGACCTCGGGGACGGCGTGTACGGGGTGTTCGCGCACCTCAAGCGGGGGACGGTACGGGTCCGGCGCGGCGACCGCGTGACGGCCGGGCAGGTTCTGGGCGACTGCGGCAACTCGGGCAACTCGTCCGAACCGCACCTGCACTTCCACCTGATGGACCGCCGCAGGCCCGCCATGGCCTCCGGGCTCCCGTTCACGTTCGCCTACGAGTCCGGCGGGGCCGAACACGAGGGCGTCCCCGGCGGCCGGCGCCCGTTCACCGTCTCCGAGGACCTCGCGAAGGTCCCCTGA
- a CDS encoding carboxylesterase/lipase family protein yields the protein MIRRVLRVAAACAVAAAVLAAPATQAAAEGGPVVTTDKGQVEGVATDLGRVFRGIPFAAPPVGPARWKPPQPAAAWNGVRPAVEHGGACAQNASPFMGRDQVTNEDCLYLDVYAPAQASGNLPVIVWFHGGAFAYGSGSTYDAQRLAAAGNVVVSVNYRLGVFGFLATPELSGEDAAKSGNYGIMDQQAALRWVQANAAAFGGNPGNVTISGQSAGSGSVCSHVLSPSSRGLFHRAVMQSGPCQLVARALPDAETAGTELAQEVGCTTAECLRGKGAGELLDATVPAEGESDLSLSLAPTTGTPVLPKAAADAFPAGEYAKVPMLIGTTKHEASTLLTSTDVEGGPDSAIVRALTNAAFSCPARRDAKVLEDGVPVHMYEFTEPNVPSVYATPPELELGAYHGAELPLLFDFPARPITLNPAQQELAATMVGYWSRFAATGDPNGPGLPRWPAYRPVIGRVQNLHADGVTNVSDARYYTEHTCAVWDNTEGLPEIPGTE from the coding sequence ATGATTCGACGCGTACTCCGCGTCGCGGCCGCCTGCGCCGTCGCCGCCGCGGTGCTCGCGGCGCCGGCGACGCAGGCCGCGGCGGAGGGCGGGCCCGTCGTGACCACGGACAAGGGGCAGGTCGAGGGCGTCGCCACCGACCTCGGCCGGGTGTTCCGCGGCATCCCGTTCGCGGCGCCGCCCGTCGGGCCGGCGCGCTGGAAGCCGCCGCAGCCCGCCGCGGCGTGGAACGGCGTCCGTCCCGCGGTCGAGCACGGCGGCGCCTGCGCGCAGAACGCCTCGCCGTTCATGGGACGCGACCAGGTCACCAACGAGGACTGCCTCTACCTGGACGTTTACGCGCCCGCCCAGGCGTCCGGGAACCTCCCGGTGATCGTGTGGTTCCACGGCGGCGCGTTCGCGTACGGGTCGGGCTCCACCTACGACGCGCAGCGGCTCGCCGCCGCCGGGAACGTCGTCGTGTCGGTCAACTACCGGCTGGGCGTGTTCGGGTTCCTCGCGACCCCGGAGCTGTCCGGCGAGGACGCCGCCAAGTCCGGCAACTACGGGATCATGGACCAGCAGGCCGCGCTGCGCTGGGTGCAGGCGAACGCCGCCGCGTTCGGCGGGAACCCGGGCAACGTGACCATCTCGGGCCAGTCGGCGGGCAGCGGCAGCGTCTGCTCGCACGTGCTGTCGCCGTCGTCGCGGGGCCTGTTCCACCGCGCGGTGATGCAGAGCGGCCCCTGCCAGCTGGTCGCGCGCGCCCTCCCGGACGCCGAGACCGCGGGCACCGAACTCGCGCAGGAGGTCGGCTGCACCACCGCCGAGTGCCTGCGGGGCAAGGGCGCCGGCGAGCTGCTCGACGCGACCGTCCCGGCGGAGGGCGAGTCGGACCTGTCGCTCAGCCTGGCGCCGACCACGGGCACGCCGGTGCTGCCGAAGGCCGCCGCCGACGCCTTCCCGGCCGGCGAGTACGCGAAGGTCCCGATGCTGATCGGCACGACCAAGCACGAGGCGAGCACCCTGCTCACGTCCACCGACGTCGAGGGCGGCCCGGACTCGGCGATCGTCCGGGCGCTGACGAACGCCGCGTTCTCCTGCCCGGCCCGCCGCGACGCGAAGGTCCTGGAGGACGGCGTCCCGGTCCACATGTACGAGTTCACCGAGCCGAACGTCCCGAGCGTCTACGCGACCCCGCCCGAACTCGAACTCGGCGCCTACCACGGGGCCGAGCTGCCGCTGCTGTTCGACTTCCCGGCCCGCCCGATCACCCTGAACCCCGCGCAGCAGGAGCTGGCCGCGACCATGGTCGGCTACTGGAGCAGGTTCGCCGCCACCGGCGACCCGAACGGTCCCGGACTGCCGCGGTGGCCCGCGTACCGTCCCGTCATCGGCAGGGTGCAGAACCTCCACGCCGACGGTGTGACGAACGTGTCCGACGCCCGGTACTACACCGAGCACACCTGTGCCGTCTGGGACAACACCGAGGGGCTCCCGGAGATCCCCGGGACCGAGTGA